Proteins encoded by one window of Thunnus thynnus chromosome 3, fThuThy2.1, whole genome shotgun sequence:
- the LOC137180515 gene encoding endoplasmic reticulum resident protein 27 translates to MLLTLCFSLLVSSVFATETDGALPRLTDTNAAEAFIDSAEVVVIAFLEGEESHGYKEIVAAAKVVDSVPVAICTEKEVWADYSVDSDTITIFRKADNHQENLVLAEAKKLESEGLVNFITINEVRYLTEYNQVTAVGLFSSEVKSHLLLFANRGSKEYTDLKEQLAALAPEFTGKFLFVLINGAVKSNFKSLGYFGLKSKDLPRVGIYDSASDMKWLLPEGEISAERVREFCQSFLRGELKEVKQAGAEAKTEL, encoded by the exons ATGCTGCTCACTCTGTGTTTCTCCCTCCTGGTGTCTTCTGTCTTTGCCACAGAGACAG ACGGTGCCCTTCCCAGGCTGACTGACACCAACGCTGCTGAGGCCTTCATTGACTCTGCTGAAGTGGTGGTCATCGCATTCCTGGAG GGAGAGGAGAGTCATGGCTATAAGGAAATTGTGGCAGCTGCGAAAGTAGTCGACTCAGTCCCTGTAGCCATTTGCACTGAGAAAGAGGTGTGGGCTGACTACAGCGTCGACTCAGACACCATCACAATCTTCAGAAAG GCAGATAACCACCAGGAGAACCTTGTACTTGCCGAGGCCAAGAAGTTAGAATCTGAAGGTCTTGTGAACTTTATCACAATCAACGAGGTCCGATACTTGACAGAATACAACCAAGTG ACAGCAGTGGGCCTGTTCAGTTCAGAGGTGAAGTCACACCTCCTGCTTTTTGCTAACAGGGGGAGTAAAGAATATACTGACCTCAAGGAGCAACTGGCAGCTCTGGCCCCAGAGTTCACAGGCAAG TTCTTGTTTGTGCTGATCAATGGAGCAGTGAAGTCCAACTTTAAGTCACTGGGCTACTTCGGCCTCAAGTCGAAGGACCTCCCACGAGTTGGCATCTACGACAGTGCCTCCGACATGAAGTGGCTCCTTCCAGAAGGAGAGATTTCTGCCGAGCGAGTACGAGAGTTCTGCCAGTCCTTCCTGCGAGGGGAACTGAAG GAGGTGAAACAGGCAGGAGCAGAGGCCAAAACAGAGCTCTAA